The Nostoc sp. 'Lobaria pulmonaria (5183) cyanobiont' genome window below encodes:
- a CDS encoding hydrogenase small subunit, producing the protein MTNVLWLQGGACSGNTMSFLNAEEPTVCDLIADFGINLLWHPSLGLEIGNNLQTMLRDCISGTIPLDILVFEGSVVNAPNGTGEWNRFADRAMKDWLADLAKVAHFIVAVGDCATWGGIPAMSPNPTESEGLQFLKRQEGGFLGKDFLSQAGLPVINIPGCPAHPDWITQILVAIATGRIADIAFDELNRPQTFFNTYTQTGCTRNVHFAYKASTAEFGQRKGCLFYDLGCRGPMTHSSCNRILWNRVSSKTRAGMPCLGCTEPEFPFFDLKPGTVFKTQTVMGVPKELPPGVNKKDYALLTMIAKDATPAWAEEDFFTV; encoded by the coding sequence ATGACTAATGTACTATGGCTACAAGGTGGTGCTTGTTCCGGCAACACCATGTCATTCCTCAACGCCGAAGAACCGACAGTCTGCGATTTAATTGCCGACTTTGGCATCAATTTACTTTGGCATCCATCCTTGGGGTTAGAAATAGGCAACAACTTGCAAACAATGCTGCGAGATTGCATTTCTGGCACAATTCCCCTAGATATCTTGGTATTTGAAGGCAGTGTTGTTAACGCCCCCAACGGCACTGGCGAATGGAATCGGTTTGCCGATCGCGCCATGAAAGATTGGTTAGCAGACCTCGCCAAAGTTGCTCATTTTATCGTAGCTGTGGGAGACTGTGCAACCTGGGGAGGAATTCCTGCCATGTCACCCAACCCCACCGAATCGGAAGGTTTGCAATTTCTCAAGCGTCAAGAAGGCGGCTTTTTAGGTAAAGACTTCTTGTCTCAAGCCGGATTACCTGTAATTAATATACCTGGATGTCCCGCCCATCCCGACTGGATTACGCAGATATTAGTTGCGATCGCTACTGGACGCATAGCAGACATTGCTTTCGATGAACTAAATCGTCCCCAAACCTTCTTCAACACCTATACCCAAACAGGTTGTACCCGCAACGTCCACTTTGCCTACAAAGCCTCAACCGCCGAATTTGGTCAGCGTAAAGGCTGCCTATTTTATGACTTGGGTTGTCGCGGCCCCATGACTCATTCCTCCTGCAACCGCATCTTATGGAATCGCGTTTCCTCCAAAACTCGCGCCGGAATGCCTTGTTTAGGTTGCACAGAACCAGAATTTCCCTTTTTTGACCTCAAACCAGGAACTGTATTCAAAACCCAAACAGTAATGGGAGTTCCCAAAGAATTACCGCCAGGTGTGAACAAAAAAGACTACGCCTTACTCACAATGATCGCCAAAGATGCCACACCAGCTTGGGCAGAAGAAGACTTTTTTACAGTTTAG
- the hypE gene encoding hydrogenase expression/formation protein HypE, with protein sequence MNIPPPNSIQNPLFQKIEQARRRQGKIQDTHITLAHGSGGKAMRDLIDDIFVSNFDNPILSQLEDQASFNLASLMQQGDRLAFTTDSYVVDPLFFPGSDIGELAVNGTVNDLAVSGAKPLYLTCSVILEEGLPVETLRRVAASMKAAAEKAGVKIVTGDTKVVHRGAADKLFINTAGIGIIPQGVSISARNIQPGDTIIINGEIGNHGTAILIARGELALETNIESDCQPLHSLVETILHVCPQVHAMRDATRGGLATVLNEFALSSNVGIRLFEESIPVREEVNGVCEILGLDPLYLANEGKLVVVMPGKYAETVLSAMKLHPAGKDACIIGEVITSPPGIVLLKTVFGAERIVDMLVGDQLPRIC encoded by the coding sequence ATGAATATTCCCCCCCCAAACTCAATACAAAATCCCCTATTCCAAAAAATAGAACAAGCCCGCCGTCGCCAAGGTAAAATACAAGACACTCATATAACTCTCGCACATGGTAGCGGTGGTAAAGCCATGCGCGATTTAATAGATGATATCTTTGTCAGTAATTTTGATAATCCAATTCTCTCCCAACTAGAAGACCAAGCCAGCTTTAATTTAGCCAGTCTCATGCAACAAGGAGACAGACTAGCATTTACAACAGATTCTTATGTTGTAGACCCGTTATTTTTTCCCGGTAGTGATATAGGAGAATTAGCCGTCAACGGCACAGTTAATGATTTAGCTGTCAGTGGTGCTAAACCTTTATATTTAACTTGTAGCGTAATTTTAGAAGAAGGATTACCTGTAGAAACCTTACGGCGTGTCGCAGCCAGCATGAAAGCAGCCGCAGAAAAAGCTGGTGTAAAAATTGTCACTGGTGACACAAAAGTTGTACATCGTGGTGCTGCTGATAAACTATTTATTAATACTGCTGGTATTGGTATCATCCCGCAAGGAGTTAGTATTTCCGCCCGCAATATTCAACCGGGAGATACAATAATAATTAATGGTGAAATAGGCAATCATGGGACAGCAATTTTAATTGCCCGTGGGGAATTAGCTTTAGAAACTAATATTGAAAGTGATTGTCAGCCGCTACATAGTTTAGTAGAAACTATTCTGCATGTATGTCCTCAAGTTCATGCTATGCGAGATGCCACACGCGGTGGTTTAGCCACAGTCTTAAATGAATTTGCCCTTAGTTCTAATGTGGGAATTCGTCTCTTTGAAGAATCTATCCCAGTGCGCGAAGAAGTCAACGGAGTTTGCGAAATTCTCGGTTTAGACCCATTGTATTTAGCTAATGAAGGTAAATTAGTTGTAGTGATGCCAGGGAAATATGCAGAAACTGTTTTATCTGCTATGAAATTACACCCAGCAGGCAAAGATGCTTGTATTATTGGCGAAGTTATTACCTCACCCCCAGGTATCGTATTGTTAAAAACAGTTTTTGGTGCAGAAAGAATTGTTGATATGTTGGTAGGCGACCAATTGCCACGAATTTGTTAA
- a CDS encoding Rpn family recombination-promoting nuclease/putative transposase has protein sequence MKTDSIFYRIFQSIPSTFFELINQPPQLASVYQFSSVEVKQLAFRIDGVFLPNTPELPIYFAEVQFQSDKKFYSRLFTEIFNYLDKTELTNNWRGVVIFPNRSVDTGDTERYTELLNSQRVTRVYLDELSSIEASSIGIETVKLIIEPESTATIKAIEIVNSARQQIPDVTTIREIIQLIETILIYKLPRLSQEEIGKMFGSNELKQTRFYQDVFAEGRQEGKQEGRQEGKQEGRQEGRQEGKQEGKLEAIPQLLGLGLSIEQIAQALGLDEQLVRQAAQPKF, from the coding sequence TTGAAAACAGACAGTATCTTTTATCGGATCTTTCAGAGTATCCCCAGCACTTTCTTTGAACTGATTAACCAACCACCCCAACTAGCTAGTGTTTACCAATTTTCTTCAGTAGAAGTCAAACAACTGGCGTTTAGAATTGATGGTGTCTTTCTCCCAAATACACCAGAGTTACCGATTTATTTTGCCGAAGTGCAATTTCAGTCAGACAAAAAATTCTACTCACGTTTGTTTACCGAAATCTTTAACTATCTCGACAAAACCGAATTAACTAACAATTGGCGTGGTGTTGTCATCTTCCCCAATCGCAGCGTTGATACTGGAGATACTGAAAGATATACAGAATTACTCAACTCACAACGAGTAACTCGCGTCTATCTTGACGAATTAAGCTCAATTGAGGCATCATCAATCGGCATAGAGACAGTTAAACTCATTATCGAACCTGAATCAACTGCCACAATAAAAGCTATAGAAATAGTCAACAGTGCCCGACAGCAAATTCCAGATGTCACTACTATTAGGGAAATTATACAATTGATAGAGACGATATTAATTTACAAGTTGCCGCGATTGAGCCAGGAGGAGATTGGAAAAATGTTTGGATCAAATGAGTTAAAGCAAACTAGATTTTACCAAGATGTTTTTGCAGAAGGCAGACAAGAAGGGAAACAAGAAGGTAGGCAAGAAGGGAAACAAGAAGGTAGACAAGAAGGTAGACAAGAAGGGAAACAAGAAGGGAAGTTAGAAGCGATACCCCAGTTATTAGGGTTAGGTTTAAGTATTGAGCAGATAGCTCAAGCGTTAGGTTTGGACGAACAACTTGTTAGGCAAGCTGCACAACCAAAATTTTAG
- a CDS encoding HypC/HybG/HupF family hydrogenase formation chaperone: MCLGIPGQIIEITNIKHKLAIVDIGGVKREVNIACIVDEQHPLEACIGDWVLVHVGFAMNRINEQEAAETLQLFQELAAAQTGIST; this comes from the coding sequence ATGTGCTTAGGAATCCCCGGACAAATTATAGAAATTACCAACATAAAGCATAAATTAGCCATAGTTGACATTGGTGGTGTTAAGCGCGAAGTAAATATTGCTTGTATCGTAGATGAACAACATCCCCTCGAAGCTTGTATTGGCGATTGGGTGCTGGTGCATGTTGGCTTTGCCATGAATCGAATTAACGAACAAGAAGCAGCAGAAACATTACAACTCTTTCAAGAATTAGCAGCAGCACAAACAGGGATTAGTACTTAA
- the hypD gene encoding hydrogenase formation protein HypD, translating to MKYVDEFREPEKAEALCREIAKLCHRLEKPIKIMEVCGGHTHSIFKYGIEEILPPAIELIHGPGCPVCVMPKGRLDDAIAISQNHNVIFATFGDAMRVPGSKTTLLQARAQGADIRMVYSPLDSLQIARDNPDKEVVFFALGFETTAPSTAFTILQAAAEEIHNFSMFSNHVLVIPALKALLDNPDLQLDGFVGPGHVSMVIGTDPYEFISQQYNKPIVVSGFEPLDILQSIWMLLQQLVENRCEVENQYNRIVQKSGNTVALQAINKVFAVRDSFDWRGLGDIPYSGLKIQSEYAQFDAELKFTIPNLKVADHKACKCGEILKGVLKPWECKVFGTACTPETPIGTCMVSSEGACAAYYKYGRLSNIAKKTIAQKPKVAITQEPLPACGFSSD from the coding sequence ATGAAATATGTTGACGAATTCCGCGAACCGGAAAAAGCTGAAGCCTTATGCCGTGAAATCGCCAAATTATGCCATCGACTAGAAAAACCCATCAAAATCATGGAAGTATGCGGCGGACATACCCATTCCATATTTAAATATGGTATCGAAGAAATTTTACCCCCAGCCATTGAACTAATTCATGGGCCTGGTTGTCCAGTATGCGTTATGCCAAAAGGGAGATTAGATGATGCGATCGCAATCTCCCAAAATCATAACGTCATTTTTGCCACCTTTGGCGACGCAATGCGAGTTCCCGGTTCCAAAACAACTTTACTGCAAGCCAGGGCACAAGGTGCAGACATCCGTATGGTGTACTCTCCCCTAGACAGCCTGCAAATTGCCAGAGATAACCCCGACAAAGAAGTAGTCTTCTTCGCCTTAGGCTTTGAAACCACAGCCCCCAGCACCGCTTTCACCATCCTGCAAGCAGCAGCCGAAGAAATTCATAACTTTAGTATGTTTTCCAATCACGTCCTTGTGATTCCCGCCCTCAAAGCACTATTAGATAATCCCGATTTACAACTTGATGGATTTGTTGGGCCTGGCCATGTCAGCATGGTAATTGGCACTGACCCTTATGAATTTATTTCCCAACAATATAATAAGCCAATTGTTGTCTCAGGATTTGAACCCTTAGATATTCTGCAATCAATTTGGATGCTATTGCAACAGCTAGTAGAAAATCGTTGTGAAGTTGAAAACCAATATAACAGAATTGTCCAAAAAAGCGGGAACACAGTAGCACTGCAAGCCATAAATAAAGTTTTTGCCGTGCGAGATAGTTTTGATTGGCGCGGCTTAGGTGACATCCCCTATTCAGGATTAAAAATTCAATCTGAATATGCTCAATTTGATGCCGAACTTAAATTTACCATTCCTAATCTCAAAGTAGCCGACCATAAAGCTTGTAAATGTGGAGAAATTCTCAAAGGAGTCTTAAAGCCTTGGGAGTGTAAAGTATTCGGTACAGCTTGCACACCAGAAACACCAATCGGTACTTGCATGGTATCTTCCGAAGGTGCTTGTGCAGCCTATTACAAATATGGGCGACTCTCCAACATTGCCAAAAAAACAATCGCCCAAAAACCAAAAGTAGCTATAACTCAAGAACCTCTCCCCGCCTGCGGCTTCTCCTCAGACTAA
- a CDS encoding LLM class flavin-dependent oxidoreductase — MKTGIFCNYDNHHQDAHRAIFEQVTLIKQAESLGFESAWVSEHHFSESNLSPSMLLLMAHLAGLTSTIELGTAAVLLPFHNPIRVAEDIATLDNLCNGRLLFGVAKGGPFPQQNKHFATPPSESRPKMLEAIALIQKLLYETDVSFNGQYFQCDRLTIYPKPLQSKVPVYVATGGDDGIELAAKHSFSLMGGPPFSLERLKDTVAKYRALNSSGAENFVLARFFYVGKTFDEAVSEALPFIRQFSQKMTANSAELLQNSANPNQKPFDRTNICFDEDYLIENSIIGDVGTCRDKIKKFQDELNLGTLALKPSSANLQKNLESLTRYNQEVRNYVF, encoded by the coding sequence ATGAAAACTGGAATTTTCTGCAATTACGATAATCACCACCAAGATGCTCATCGTGCCATCTTTGAGCAAGTCACGCTGATTAAACAGGCGGAAAGCTTAGGTTTTGAGTCAGCCTGGGTGAGTGAGCATCATTTTAGTGAATCCAATCTCAGCCCGTCTATGTTACTGTTAATGGCACATTTGGCGGGACTGACTTCAACTATCGAATTAGGCACTGCGGCGGTGTTACTGCCATTCCATAACCCGATTCGGGTAGCGGAAGATATCGCCACTCTGGATAATCTGTGCAATGGACGATTATTATTTGGAGTTGCTAAAGGCGGCCCCTTTCCCCAACAAAATAAGCATTTTGCGACACCCCCAAGTGAATCCCGTCCCAAGATGCTAGAGGCGATCGCATTGATTCAAAAGCTTTTATATGAAACTGATGTATCATTTAATGGGCAATATTTTCAATGCGATCGCTTGACAATTTACCCCAAACCATTGCAGAGTAAAGTACCAGTGTATGTTGCTACTGGCGGTGATGACGGTATCGAACTTGCCGCTAAACATTCCTTCAGCTTAATGGGTGGGCCGCCATTCTCCCTAGAGAGATTGAAGGATACTGTTGCCAAATATCGAGCCTTAAATTCTAGTGGTGCAGAAAACTTCGTGCTGGCACGCTTTTTTTATGTTGGCAAAACATTTGATGAGGCAGTGAGTGAGGCATTGCCTTTCATCCGCCAATTTAGCCAGAAAATGACAGCTAATTCGGCTGAATTATTGCAGAATAGTGCCAATCCCAACCAAAAACCATTCGATCGCACAAATATTTGTTTCGACGAAGATTATTTGATTGAGAACTCAATTATCGGTGATGTGGGGACTTGTCGAGACAAAATCAAGAAATTTCAGGACGAATTAAATTTAGGTACGCTAGCACTCAAACCCTCGTCTGCGAATCTGCAAAAAAACCTGGAGAGTTTGACGCGCTACAACCAAGAGGTGCGAAATTATGTCTTCTAA
- a CDS encoding NifU family protein, translated as MPNLEELVQEINRFEAIISDWDESQRCVAVGLKRAIEALHKAALTSLIKSLKQESMPALRHAVADEVVYAVLLYHELVKPPKPPLAQRIQTALEEVRPDLKSHNGDVELVAIKPPDTVEVRLIGTCSSCPTSTLTLSQGVEQAIKNHCPEITKVVAVNNNPTVNNANSGLISPFSAKITSTWIKVATIDEVPEFSVVAVQLAGNSLILHRQGTTVKCYLNACAHLGSPLEKGKVENGIITCPSHGFQYKLETGECLTAPDVSLQSYQVRIKDDKVFVKLQK; from the coding sequence ATGCCCAATCTTGAAGAATTAGTTCAGGAAATTAATCGTTTTGAGGCAATTATATCCGATTGGGATGAAAGCCAACGGTGTGTAGCAGTGGGTTTAAAAAGGGCAATTGAAGCTTTGCATAAAGCTGCATTGACTAGTTTGATTAAAAGCTTAAAACAAGAATCAATGCCAGCTTTGCGTCATGCTGTTGCAGATGAAGTAGTGTATGCAGTACTACTGTATCACGAACTAGTTAAACCACCAAAACCACCATTAGCACAGCGCATTCAGACAGCCCTTGAAGAAGTTCGCCCAGATTTAAAAAGCCATAATGGAGATGTAGAATTGGTGGCAATTAAGCCACCAGATACAGTAGAAGTCAGATTAATTGGAACTTGTAGCAGTTGTCCAACTTCTACTTTGACTTTATCTCAAGGAGTAGAACAGGCAATAAAAAACCATTGTCCTGAAATTACCAAAGTAGTTGCAGTCAATAACAACCCTACTGTTAACAACGCTAATTCTGGTTTAATCAGTCCCTTTTCTGCCAAAATAACTTCTACTTGGATCAAAGTAGCAACTATTGATGAAGTTCCTGAATTTAGTGTAGTAGCAGTACAACTTGCTGGTAATTCACTAATTTTACATCGTCAAGGTACTACAGTAAAATGTTACCTTAATGCTTGCGCTCATCTAGGATCTCCCTTAGAAAAGGGTAAGGTTGAAAATGGTATTATTACCTGTCCTTCCCACGGATTTCAGTATAAGTTAGAGACAGGTGAATGCTTAACTGCACCTGATGTTTCGCTTCAGTCGTATCAAGTGAGGATTAAAGACGATAAGGTTTTTGTGAAACTGCAAAAATGA
- a CDS encoding hydrogenase maturation nickel metallochaperone HypA/HybF — protein sequence MHEFGITQNIVAIVTEHAKGAKVQRVLLEIGKLSAIMPDAIRFCFDICTQGTLLAGATLEILEIPGLGRCRQCGAEIYLDKPFGICNCGSVELDLITGEELKIKEIEIEELCV from the coding sequence ATGCACGAATTTGGAATTACCCAAAATATTGTGGCAATTGTGACTGAACATGCCAAAGGCGCAAAAGTACAGCGAGTTTTATTAGAAATTGGCAAACTTTCAGCCATTATGCCCGACGCTATCCGATTTTGTTTTGATATTTGCACTCAAGGCACACTTTTAGCAGGGGCGACATTAGAAATTTTAGAAATTCCTGGATTAGGGCGATGTCGCCAATGCGGTGCAGAAATTTATTTAGATAAACCATTTGGTATCTGTAACTGCGGTAGCGTGGAATTAGATTTAATTACTGGTGAAGAACTGAAAATTAAAGAAATAGAAATAGAGGAATTATGTGTGTAA
- the hypB gene encoding hydrogenase nickel incorporation protein HypB — protein sequence MCVTCGCSDDGEIKITNLETDETEHNHTHTLSDGIITHSHSHDTHIKAPQIHAKIHKTTISLEQDILANNNLLAAQNRGWFKGRNILALNLMSSPGAGKTTLLTQTINDLKHQLSISVIEGDQETANDAKKIKETGSKVIQINTGTGCHLDASMIERGLQKLNPPLNSVVMIENVGNLVCPALFDLGEQAKVVILSVTEGEDKPIKYPHMFRASNIMILTKIDLLPYVDFDVQKCIEYAKQINPQIQIFQVSATTGTGLEKWYAWLIEKLTNLSTIPSSLRNT from the coding sequence ATGTGTGTAACTTGCGGTTGTTCTGATGATGGCGAAATCAAAATTACCAATCTGGAAACAGATGAAACTGAACATAATCATACTCACACTTTATCAGATGGAATCATCACTCATTCCCACAGTCATGACACTCATATAAAAGCACCTCAAATTCATGCTAAAATACACAAGACAACGATATCCTTAGAACAGGATATATTAGCAAATAATAACCTACTAGCTGCCCAAAATCGGGGATGGTTTAAAGGTCGAAATATTCTCGCTTTAAATTTAATGAGTTCTCCCGGTGCTGGGAAAACAACTCTTTTGACGCAAACCATCAATGATTTAAAACATCAATTATCTATCAGTGTCATTGAAGGCGACCAAGAAACTGCTAACGATGCCAAAAAAATTAAAGAAACTGGTTCTAAAGTCATCCAAATCAACACTGGAACAGGCTGTCATTTAGATGCATCAATGATAGAGAGGGGTTTACAAAAACTGAATCCGCCTTTGAATTCAGTTGTGATGATTGAAAATGTAGGAAATTTGGTTTGTCCAGCCTTATTTGATTTAGGAGAACAGGCAAAAGTTGTGATTCTCTCTGTCACGGAAGGAGAAGATAAGCCGATAAAATATCCCCACATGTTCCGTGCGAGTAACATCATGATTCTCACCAAAATTGATTTGCTGCCTTATGTAGATTTTGATGTTCAAAAGTGCATAGAATATGCTAAACAAATAAATCCCCAAATTCAGATTTTTCAGGTTTCTGCAACTACTGGTACTGGGTTAGAGAAGTGGTATGCATGGCTAATTGAAAAGTTAACAAACTTGTCAACAATCCCTTCCAGCTTGAGGAATACCTAA
- the hypF gene encoding carbamoyltransferase HypF → MPTEEIRVNGTVQGVGFRPTVYRLAKACGLRGDVCNDGQGVLIKVSGSEEEITKFIARLQTECPPLAKINQIIRTPYEGELKFDNFVISTSVSNAIKTEITPDAATCSQCQQEIFDPFSRFYRYPFTNCTHCGPRLSIIRAIPYDRCNTSMSAFAICPECAKEYHDVENRRFHAQPVACYVCGPTAWLERADGKSVTASMFSMLDDVDAVCTLLQKGEIVAIKGLGGIHLACDATQETVVQKLRQRKRRYYKPFALMARDIEVIEEYCTVNAKEKELLASSAAPIVLLQATGKKVVASSIASGQNSLGFMLPYTPLHHLILRRMNRPIVLTSGNLADEPQCIDNQEARNKLGTIADYFLFHNREIINRVDDSVVRVTGNKAQTIRRARGYAPAPISLPPGFHNVPQILAMGSELKNTFCLLREGEAIISQHLGDLENAAAFNAYQETLNLYLNLFEHQPKIITFDKHPEYLSSKLGKQLAKTNQIPIHQIQHHHAHIAACMAENEIPLDSPPILGIALDGLGYGDDGTLWGGEFLLADYRKFQRLATFKPVVMIGGEQAIYQPWRNTYAQLIAANLWDDCQQQYADLEIIKFLKNKPLNLLNQLIEKKINSPPASSVGRLFDAVAAAIGIYRDECSYEGQAAIAMEAIVDVSSLNNHKETPIYPFNFSFSDSIYCIDPRPMWQALLNDLQQQIPEPVIAAKFHKGLANAIVEMVKYLCQENLINQVALTGGVFQNCILLEQVTKRLQTLGIKVLTHSLVPANDGGLSLGQAVIAAAQLIH, encoded by the coding sequence ATGCCGACTGAAGAAATTAGAGTTAATGGTACTGTTCAAGGAGTAGGTTTTCGCCCTACTGTATATCGTCTTGCTAAAGCCTGCGGTTTGCGTGGAGATGTTTGTAATGATGGCCAAGGTGTTTTAATTAAGGTATCTGGTAGTGAGGAAGAAATAACCAAATTTATTGCCAGATTGCAAACAGAATGTCCACCGTTGGCAAAAATTAATCAGATAATTAGAACTCCTTATGAAGGTGAATTAAAATTTGATAATTTTGTGATTTCTACTAGTGTCAGTAATGCCATTAAAACAGAAATTACCCCTGATGCAGCTACTTGTTCGCAATGTCAACAAGAAATATTCGACCCCTTTAGCCGCTTTTATCGCTACCCTTTTACTAACTGTACTCATTGCGGCCCCCGCCTGAGTATTATTCGTGCGATTCCTTACGACAGATGCAATACCAGTATGTCTGCGTTTGCTATATGTCCCGAATGTGCAAAGGAATACCATGATGTTGAAAACCGCCGTTTTCATGCCCAACCTGTAGCTTGTTATGTTTGTGGCCCCACAGCTTGGTTAGAACGCGCTGATGGGAAATCGGTTACTGCTTCCATGTTTTCTATGCTGGATGATGTTGATGCCGTTTGTACCTTGTTGCAAAAGGGTGAAATTGTAGCAATTAAAGGGTTAGGTGGTATTCATCTGGCTTGCGATGCAACTCAGGAAACCGTTGTACAAAAACTACGTCAGCGCAAAAGGCGCTATTATAAACCTTTTGCTTTAATGGCGCGAGATATTGAGGTAATTGAAGAATATTGCACTGTTAACGCTAAAGAAAAGGAATTATTGGCAAGTTCTGCTGCACCAATTGTTTTACTACAAGCGACAGGTAAAAAAGTAGTAGCATCATCGATAGCATCGGGGCAAAATAGCCTCGGTTTTATGCTACCTTATACGCCTTTACATCATTTAATTCTGCGGCGGATGAATCGCCCAATTGTTTTAACAAGTGGCAATCTAGCCGATGAACCACAATGTATTGATAATCAGGAAGCAAGAAATAAATTAGGGACAATCGCTGATTATTTCCTCTTTCACAATCGAGAGATTATTAATCGGGTAGATGATTCGGTTGTGCGTGTTACGGGTAATAAAGCTCAAACAATTCGCCGTGCCAGAGGATATGCACCAGCACCGATTAGTTTACCACCAGGATTTCACAATGTCCCGCAAATTTTAGCAATGGGTAGTGAGTTAAAAAATACCTTTTGCTTACTGCGTGAAGGAGAAGCAATTATCTCTCAACACCTGGGAGATTTAGAAAATGCTGCGGCTTTCAATGCTTATCAAGAGACTTTAAATTTATACTTAAATTTATTTGAACATCAACCAAAAATAATCACTTTTGATAAACATCCTGAATACCTCTCAAGCAAACTTGGTAAACAACTAGCAAAGACAAATCAAATCCCAATTCATCAAATCCAGCATCATCACGCCCATATCGCTGCTTGCATGGCAGAAAATGAGATTCCTTTAGATTCACCTCCAATATTAGGTATCGCTTTAGATGGTTTAGGCTACGGTGATGATGGTACACTCTGGGGCGGAGAATTTCTTTTAGCAGATTATCGAAAATTTCAACGACTAGCAACATTTAAACCAGTAGTAATGATTGGTGGTGAACAAGCAATTTATCAGCCTTGGCGTAACACCTACGCCCAATTAATAGCTGCTAACCTTTGGGATGATTGCCAACAACAGTATGCTGATTTAGAAATCATAAAATTTCTGAAAAACAAGCCACTAAATCTACTCAATCAACTTATTGAGAAAAAAATTAACTCTCCTCCAGCTTCTTCCGTGGGGCGGTTGTTCGATGCAGTGGCAGCAGCTATCGGTATTTATAGAGATGAATGTAGCTATGAAGGACAAGCTGCGATCGCAATGGAAGCTATAGTAGATGTTAGTAGCTTAAATAATCATAAAGAAACGCCAATATATCCTTTTAACTTTAGCTTTTCAGATAGTATTTATTGTATAGACCCGCGCCCAATGTGGCAAGCCTTACTCAATGACTTACAGCAGCAGATTCCAGAACCAGTTATAGCTGCGAAATTTCACAAAGGTTTAGCTAATGCCATTGTGGAAATGGTTAAGTATCTTTGTCAAGAAAATCTGATTAATCAGGTAGCTTTAACAGGAGGAGTCTTTCAAAATTGTATATTGTTAGAGCAAGTTACCAAACGATTACAAACATTAGGAATAAAAGTACTCACTCACAGCTTAGTTCCAGCTAATGACGGCGGCTTATCTTTAGGACAAGCAGTGATTGCCGCCGCACAATTAATACATTGA